One Sphingomonas limnosediminicola DNA segment encodes these proteins:
- a CDS encoding glycosyltransferase — protein sequence MSRFARDMDVIYWEEPVDIASGETAFLQVREAKNAPGVRVVVPHLPQGMPDDAREATLSRLLDAHVASLRGPLITWYYTPMMLPFSRHLDADVVVFDAMDELSKFKFAPVHLLELEQELIDKADVVFTGGSSLYEAKKDRHDNIHCFPSSVDRAHFAKARARQFDPADQEDLPRPRLGFYGVIDERFDTELLAKAAEMRPNWSFVMVGPVVKIAEEDLPRRPNIHYLGGKTYDQLPAYLSGWDVALMPFAMNESTQFISPTKTPEYLAGGKPVVSTPIKDVVRHYSHLQGVGIASTAEEFVAACDHALELSKNPEGGWLAEADLMLSATSWDTTQARMAGLIHDLLGIRTGSTSPAMLVAAE from the coding sequence ATGAGCCGCTTCGCGCGCGACATGGATGTCATTTACTGGGAAGAACCCGTCGATATCGCTTCCGGCGAGACCGCGTTTCTGCAGGTCCGCGAGGCGAAGAACGCGCCGGGCGTCCGCGTCGTCGTCCCGCACCTGCCGCAGGGCATGCCGGACGACGCGCGCGAAGCCACCTTGTCGCGCCTTCTCGACGCCCATGTCGCGTCGCTCCGCGGCCCGCTGATCACCTGGTATTACACGCCGATGATGCTGCCGTTCTCGCGGCATCTCGACGCGGACGTCGTCGTGTTCGACGCGATGGATGAGCTCAGCAAGTTCAAGTTTGCCCCGGTCCACCTGCTCGAGCTCGAGCAAGAGTTGATCGACAAGGCCGATGTCGTCTTCACCGGCGGTTCGAGCCTCTACGAAGCGAAGAAGGATCGCCACGACAACATTCACTGCTTCCCGTCGTCGGTCGATCGCGCGCATTTCGCCAAGGCCCGTGCGCGCCAATTCGACCCCGCCGACCAGGAAGACCTGCCGCGTCCGCGCCTCGGCTTCTACGGCGTGATCGACGAGCGCTTCGACACGGAGTTGCTGGCCAAGGCCGCTGAGATGCGTCCAAACTGGTCGTTCGTCATGGTCGGCCCAGTCGTAAAGATCGCGGAGGAAGACCTGCCGCGCCGGCCGAACATTCACTACCTCGGCGGCAAGACCTACGATCAGCTTCCGGCTTACCTTTCGGGCTGGGACGTGGCGCTGATGCCGTTCGCGATGAACGAATCGACGCAGTTCATTTCTCCGACCAAGACGCCTGAATATCTCGCAGGCGGAAAACCGGTGGTTTCGACCCCGATCAAGGACGTCGTGCGCCATTACAGTCATCTCCAAGGCGTCGGCATTGCCTCGACCGCGGAAGAGTTCGTCGCGGCCTGCGATCATGCACTCGAACTGTCGAAGAACCCCGAGGGCGGATGGCTGGCCGAGGCCGACCTGATGTTATCGGCTACGAGTTGGGACACGACTCAGGCGCGCATGGCGGGCCTGATCCACGACCTGCTCGGCATTCGCACGGGTTCTACGTCGCCGGCGATGTTGGTGGCGGCGGAATGA
- the glf gene encoding UDP-galactopyranose mutase gives MSGLFGGESPLEQRYDYLVVGAGFAGSVIAERLASQHGARVLVIDRRNHVGGNAYDEPNEAGILYHKYGPHIFHTNSDQVVDYLSQFTEWRPYEHRVRAIVRDKMVPIPINRTTLNELFDLDLKTDEEAADYLASRAEPVDEIKTSEDVVINAVGQELYELFFRGYTRKQWGLDPSELDKQVTSRIPTRTNTDDRYFGDTFQAMPLEGYTKMFERMLDNPLIDVRTGVDFAELKDRAFEIADHLIYTGPIDEYFDFRFGKLPYRSLKFDHQTLEQEQFQPVAVVNYPDEQVPYTRISEYKHLTGQEAPVTTITYEYPSAEGDPYYPIPRPENQELFKRYEALADSTDGVTFVGRLATYRYYNMDQIVGQALATFRRMDERHTSQSEPAAVAAE, from the coding sequence ATGAGCGGCCTCTTCGGGGGTGAGAGCCCCCTCGAGCAGCGCTACGATTATCTGGTGGTCGGGGCCGGCTTTGCCGGCTCCGTCATTGCCGAGCGTCTGGCCAGCCAGCATGGCGCGCGCGTCCTCGTGATCGACCGGCGCAATCATGTCGGCGGCAACGCCTATGACGAGCCCAACGAGGCGGGCATCCTCTACCACAAATACGGCCCGCACATTTTCCACACGAACAGCGACCAGGTCGTCGATTATCTGTCGCAGTTCACAGAGTGGCGTCCGTACGAGCATCGCGTCCGCGCCATCGTGCGCGACAAGATGGTGCCGATCCCGATCAACCGCACGACGCTGAACGAGCTGTTCGATCTAGACCTCAAGACGGACGAGGAAGCGGCCGACTATCTCGCGTCGCGCGCCGAACCGGTGGACGAAATCAAGACATCCGAGGATGTCGTCATCAACGCCGTCGGGCAGGAACTCTACGAGCTGTTTTTCCGCGGCTACACGCGCAAGCAATGGGGCCTCGATCCGAGCGAGCTCGACAAGCAGGTCACCTCGCGCATCCCGACGCGGACCAATACCGACGATCGCTATTTCGGCGACACGTTCCAGGCGATGCCGCTCGAAGGCTACACCAAGATGTTCGAGCGGATGCTCGACAATCCGCTGATCGACGTTCGTACCGGCGTCGACTTCGCCGAGCTGAAGGATCGCGCGTTCGAGATCGCGGATCACCTGATCTACACCGGCCCGATCGACGAATATTTCGATTTCCGCTTCGGCAAACTGCCGTACCGGAGCCTGAAGTTCGACCACCAGACGCTCGAACAGGAACAATTCCAGCCGGTCGCGGTGGTGAACTATCCGGACGAGCAGGTGCCTTACACGCGCATCAGCGAGTACAAGCATCTGACGGGCCAGGAAGCGCCGGTGACGACGATCACCTATGAATATCCGTCGGCCGAGGGCGATCCCTATTATCCGATTCCGCGGCCGGAAAATCAGGAACTCTTCAAGCGGTACGAAGCGCTTGCCGATTCGACCGATGGCGTGACGTTCGTCGGGCGTCTCGCAACCTACCGTTATTACAATATGGACCAGATCGTCGGCCAAGCGCTGGCGACCTTCCGCCGCATGGACGAGAGGCACACTTCTCAGTCAGAGCCGGCCGCAGTCGCCGCTGAATGA
- a CDS encoding glycoside hydrolase family 43 protein, with product MAGAMPTSPNKTAQSELLARTYTNPILDWDFPDPAIIHAPDGYYYAYATQTLRGEDWINIQLARSADLVNWEHLGDALPVKPDWASTTQDFWAPSVIRDGSTYYMYYSATPDFCADPVRGHALAVATSQSPAGPFVDMGMPLLLGAGFEYIDPMAFDDPATGKKLLYWGSGFQPIKVQELAEDRLSFKPESSPTDLIWPNGENGSFPRLVEAAWVILHDGYYYLFYSGDNCCGPDAEYGVMVARSKSATGPFQTLEEARGVPHSLMLFKCERWLAPGHNTIVTDKAGDVWIVYHAIDVNRPRQHQEDEINSRRILLMDQIEWKHGWPHVGTPSAAPRPAPSV from the coding sequence ATGGCCGGGGCAATGCCGACATCGCCGAACAAGACCGCGCAGTCAGAACTGCTCGCGCGCACCTATACAAACCCGATCCTCGACTGGGACTTCCCCGATCCCGCGATCATCCACGCGCCCGATGGCTATTATTATGCCTACGCGACCCAGACGCTGCGCGGGGAAGACTGGATCAACATCCAGCTCGCGCGGTCGGCGGACCTCGTGAATTGGGAGCATCTTGGCGACGCGCTTCCGGTGAAGCCCGATTGGGCGAGCACGACCCAGGATTTCTGGGCGCCGAGCGTGATCCGCGATGGCTCGACCTATTACATGTATTATTCGGCGACCCCGGACTTTTGCGCGGATCCCGTGCGGGGTCACGCGCTCGCGGTCGCAACATCCCAGTCGCCGGCCGGACCCTTCGTCGACATGGGCATGCCGCTGCTGCTCGGCGCCGGCTTCGAATATATCGATCCGATGGCTTTCGACGACCCGGCGACAGGCAAGAAGCTGCTCTACTGGGGATCCGGCTTTCAGCCGATCAAGGTGCAGGAGCTTGCCGAGGATCGGCTGTCGTTCAAACCGGAGAGCAGCCCCACCGACCTCATCTGGCCCAACGGCGAGAACGGCTCGTTTCCGCGGCTGGTCGAAGCCGCCTGGGTGATCCTCCACGACGGTTACTATTATCTCTTCTACTCGGGCGACAATTGCTGCGGGCCCGATGCCGAATATGGCGTGATGGTCGCGCGATCGAAGAGCGCAACCGGACCGTTCCAGACGCTCGAGGAGGCGCGCGGGGTGCCGCATAGCCTGATGCTCTTCAAATGCGAGCGCTGGCTGGCGCCCGGGCACAACACGATCGTGACCGACAAGGCCGGCGACGTCTGGATCGTCTATCACGCGATCGACGTAAACCGTCCCCGTCAGCATCAGGAAGACGAGATCAACAGCCGCCGAATCCTGTTGATGGACCAGATCGAGTGGAAGCACGGCTGGCCGCATGTCGGCACGCCGTCGGCTGCGCCGCGGCCGGCGCCGTCGGTCTAG
- a CDS encoding histidine phosphatase family protein — MPQNWPERLWLVRHGQSQGNVARDLAHEAGSHEIDIDMRDVDVPLSGLGLKQAEAAGRWFASLPLGERPEIILASPYIRAKQTAEIICKQGALAGGPARTIIDERLREREFGIFDRLTTLGIRERFPEEAAHRKRLGKFYHRPPGGESWADVILRLRSMLNTINLHYCNKRVMIVCHQVVVLCFRYILEELDEGQILSIDKQAEILNCGIAEYDFDPDPHGMCIPALSRWNYGVPLEADGAPKTSAPDAMAGTR; from the coding sequence GTGCCCCAGAATTGGCCCGAGCGGCTGTGGCTGGTCCGGCATGGACAGAGCCAGGGCAATGTCGCCCGCGACCTTGCCCACGAGGCAGGATCGCACGAGATCGACATCGACATGCGCGACGTGGACGTGCCGCTGTCCGGCCTCGGCCTGAAGCAGGCGGAGGCGGCAGGCCGCTGGTTCGCGTCGCTGCCGCTGGGCGAGCGGCCCGAGATCATCCTCGCCTCGCCCTACATCCGCGCCAAGCAGACCGCCGAGATCATCTGCAAGCAGGGCGCGCTGGCCGGTGGCCCGGCCCGCACGATCATCGACGAGCGCCTGCGCGAACGCGAGTTTGGCATCTTCGACCGGCTCACCACGCTCGGCATCCGCGAGCGCTTTCCGGAGGAGGCAGCGCACCGCAAGCGCCTCGGCAAATTCTACCACCGGCCGCCGGGCGGCGAGAGCTGGGCGGACGTGATCCTGCGCCTTCGCTCGATGCTCAACACGATCAACCTTCACTACTGCAACAAGCGGGTGATGATCGTCTGCCACCAGGTTGTGGTCCTGTGCTTCCGCTACATTCTCGAGGAACTCGACGAGGGACAGATCCTCAGCATCGACAAGCAGGCCGAGATCCTGAACTGCGGCATCGCCGAATATGATTTCGATCCGGACCCGCACGGCATGTGCATCCCGGCTTTGAGCCGCTGGAATTACGGCGTTCCGCTGGAAGCGGACGGCGCGCCGAAGACCTCTGCGCCGGACGCCATGGCGGGGACGCGGTGA
- a CDS encoding NAD(P)H-hydrate dehydratase — protein MSEVTALDRRALDQHPLPPIVDGDKETKGRILILASSREVPGAALLAATAAMRAGAGKLKISTVESVAVALGVAMPEAMVVGLPEDGEGGFATTTVDDIAKQAADADCVVAGPGMSTGPTCCKIAEALLAADAALALDAALLHSLVPPESNRPSLPILLPHAGELASLLDCAEQLIEEDPIGCGLRAAGRYRSIVLVKGTVSHVVTPDGHAWRYGGGAPGLGVSGSGDVLAGIVGGLLARGAAPLNALLWAVWLHGEAGVRLAGKVGPIGFLAREIADEIPDLLLG, from the coding sequence GTGAGCGAAGTCACGGCGCTCGATCGGCGCGCGCTCGATCAGCATCCGCTTCCGCCGATCGTCGATGGCGACAAGGAAACCAAGGGCCGCATTCTCATCCTCGCCAGCAGCCGTGAAGTGCCCGGCGCGGCGCTTCTGGCGGCAACCGCTGCGATGCGAGCTGGCGCGGGCAAGCTAAAGATTTCGACGGTGGAAAGCGTGGCGGTCGCGCTCGGTGTGGCCATGCCGGAAGCGATGGTGGTCGGCCTTCCCGAGGACGGCGAAGGAGGCTTCGCGACGACAACCGTCGACGATATTGCCAAGCAAGCCGCCGATGCCGACTGCGTCGTTGCGGGGCCGGGCATGTCGACCGGCCCCACCTGCTGCAAGATCGCAGAAGCCCTGCTTGCGGCTGATGCCGCTCTCGCCCTTGATGCCGCTTTGCTCCACAGCTTGGTGCCGCCAGAGAGCAATCGGCCGAGCCTGCCCATCCTGCTCCCGCACGCCGGCGAGCTGGCATCGCTGCTCGACTGCGCCGAGCAACTGATTGAAGAGGATCCGATCGGCTGTGGCCTCCGCGCGGCCGGACGCTATCGCTCCATCGTCTTGGTCAAGGGCACCGTCAGCCATGTCGTGACTCCGGACGGCCACGCGTGGCGATATGGAGGCGGCGCGCCGGGCCTTGGCGTCTCGGGCAGTGGCGACGTGCTCGCTGGGATCGTCGGGGGCCTGCTGGCGCGCGGCGCAGCACCGCTCAACGCCCTGCTGTGGGCTGTCTGGCTGCACGGCGAAGCGGGCGTGCGGCTCGCCGGCAAGGTCGGCCCCATTGGCTTCCTCGCCCGCGAGATCGCGGACGAAATCCCGGACCTATTGCTCGGCTGA
- the pyk gene encoding pyruvate kinase: MTETLAPRARKVKILATLGPASSDAKTIRRLYLAGADAFRINMSHGDQKAKTKLVEHIRALEKEFRRPSTILFDLQGPKLRVGQFEGGRAVFEKGSRFIFDQDDRPGDNGRVLLPHPELFAAVKPGTNILIDDGKIRLNVVKVGDGQIVCEVKVGGAVSDNKGVNVPDVLVPIPALTDKDRDDLQFALDQRADWIALSFVQRPEDVAEARSLIGDRAALLAKIEKPAAIDRLNDIVALADAVMVARGDLGVELPPEAVPPLQNRIVACARQFGKPVVVATQMLESMITSPTPTRAEVSDVATAIYDGADAVMLSAESAAGQYPCEAVQMMDRIANTVERDPSYQARVHFTQTRLEPTTADALAGSARQIAGTIEATAMVCYTSSGSTARRIARERPPVPLLAMSASLHTSRRLGLLWGVHAVHTRDVSSFEEMVEKAKRMALRHQIAKGGERVIVMAGIPFQKAGSTNVLHVVRLIGDELDRYHGTGDSAEQ; encoded by the coding sequence GTGACCGAAACCCTCGCCCCGCGCGCACGCAAAGTGAAGATCCTGGCAACCCTCGGGCCCGCGTCGAGCGATGCGAAGACCATCCGCCGGCTTTACCTCGCCGGCGCCGACGCCTTCCGGATCAACATGAGTCACGGGGACCAGAAGGCGAAGACCAAGCTGGTCGAGCATATCCGCGCGCTCGAAAAGGAATTCCGCCGCCCTTCGACGATCCTGTTCGACCTGCAGGGGCCAAAGCTTCGCGTCGGCCAATTCGAAGGCGGCCGGGCGGTATTCGAGAAGGGCAGCCGCTTCATTTTCGACCAGGACGACAGGCCGGGGGACAACGGCCGCGTCCTCCTTCCGCACCCGGAGCTGTTCGCGGCGGTGAAGCCGGGCACGAATATCCTGATCGACGACGGCAAAATCCGTCTCAACGTCGTCAAGGTCGGCGACGGTCAGATTGTCTGCGAAGTGAAGGTCGGCGGCGCCGTTTCGGACAACAAGGGCGTGAACGTTCCCGACGTGCTGGTGCCAATCCCCGCGCTGACGGACAAGGACCGTGACGACCTCCAGTTCGCGCTCGACCAGCGCGCTGACTGGATTGCGCTGTCGTTCGTGCAGCGGCCCGAGGACGTCGCCGAAGCGCGGTCGCTTATCGGCGACCGGGCGGCGCTCCTCGCGAAGATCGAGAAGCCCGCGGCAATCGATCGCCTCAACGACATCGTTGCCCTGGCCGACGCGGTGATGGTCGCCCGCGGCGACCTTGGCGTCGAGCTTCCGCCCGAGGCGGTGCCGCCACTGCAGAACCGGATCGTCGCCTGCGCGCGCCAGTTCGGCAAGCCGGTGGTCGTCGCGACGCAGATGCTCGAATCGATGATTACCTCGCCGACGCCCACGCGCGCCGAGGTTAGCGACGTTGCCACTGCGATCTACGACGGCGCCGATGCAGTGATGCTGTCGGCGGAAAGCGCCGCCGGCCAATATCCGTGCGAAGCAGTCCAGATGATGGACCGCATCGCCAACACGGTGGAGCGCGATCCGAGCTACCAGGCGCGCGTCCACTTTACGCAGACGCGGCTTGAGCCGACGACGGCCGACGCGCTGGCCGGATCGGCTCGTCAGATTGCCGGCACCATCGAGGCAACGGCGATGGTTTGCTATACCAGCTCCGGCTCGACCGCCCGGCGCATTGCGCGCGAGCGCCCGCCGGTTCCGCTGCTGGCGATGAGCGCGTCGCTTCATACCTCGCGCCGCCTCGGCCTGCTTTGGGGCGTCCACGCGGTTCACACGCGCGACGTCTCAAGCTTCGAGGAGATGGTCGAAAAGGCCAAGCGCATGGCGCTACGCCACCAGATCGCGAAGGGCGGCGAACGCGTCATCGTCATGGCCGGCATTCCGTTTCAGAAGGCGGGATCGACCAACGTGTTGCACGTGGTCAGGCTGATCGGCGACGAGCTCGACCGCTATCACGGCACCGGGGATTCAGCCGAGCAATAG
- a CDS encoding DUF2312 domain-containing protein has translation MADGTVAADQLRLFIERIERLEEEKKGIADDVKDVYAEAKSNGYDTKTMRAIVRLRKMETHARQEADALLETYRQALGLE, from the coding sequence ATGGCGGACGGCACCGTCGCGGCCGATCAGTTGCGGCTGTTCATCGAGCGCATCGAGCGTCTCGAAGAGGAAAAGAAGGGCATCGCGGACGACGTGAAGGACGTCTACGCCGAAGCGAAGTCGAACGGTTACGACACCAAGACGATGCGTGCGATCGTTCGTCTGCGGAAGATGGAAACCCACGCCCGGCAGGAAGCCGATGCGCTTCTCGAGACCTATCGCCAGGCGCTGGGCCTGGAGTAA
- a CDS encoding YebC/PmpR family DNA-binding transcriptional regulator, protein MAGHSKYKNIMYRKGAQDKKRSSLFSKLSREITVAAKMGLPDPEANARLRAAVIAARAQSMPKDNIQRSIDKASGNDVENYEEIRYEGFGPGGVAIIVEALTDNRNRTATNVRTAFSKNGGNLGTGGSVSHGFERLGLIEYSASAGDDEKVLEAAIEAGADDVQSDEGGHRIWTSVENLHEVAKALEPLLGEGEGAKLAWKPTTEVEVRGDEAAQLMKLIDALEDDDDVQTVWGNYDVPEDELEKLG, encoded by the coding sequence ATGGCCGGCCATTCCAAATATAAGAACATCATGTACCGGAAGGGCGCGCAGGATAAGAAGCGCTCCTCCCTCTTCTCCAAGCTCAGCCGCGAAATCACCGTCGCGGCGAAAATGGGCTTGCCCGACCCGGAAGCGAATGCGCGCCTTCGCGCCGCAGTCATCGCCGCCCGCGCGCAATCGATGCCGAAGGACAATATCCAGCGGTCGATCGACAAGGCATCCGGCAACGACGTCGAGAATTACGAAGAGATCCGGTACGAAGGCTTCGGTCCCGGCGGCGTGGCGATCATCGTCGAGGCGCTGACCGACAACCGTAATCGCACTGCCACCAATGTGCGCACCGCTTTCTCCAAGAACGGCGGCAACCTCGGCACGGGCGGCAGCGTCAGCCACGGGTTCGAGCGGCTCGGTCTGATCGAATATTCCGCGAGTGCGGGCGACGACGAGAAGGTGCTCGAAGCGGCGATCGAGGCCGGTGCCGACGACGTTCAGTCGGACGAGGGCGGACACCGCATCTGGACCAGCGTCGAGAACCTCCACGAGGTCGCCAAAGCGCTCGAACCGCTGCTCGGCGAAGGCGAAGGCGCCAAGCTGGCGTGGAAGCCGACCACCGAGGTCGAGGTGCGCGGCGACGAGGCGGCGCAGTTGATGAAACTCATCGACGCGCTTGAGGATGACGATGACGTCCAGACCGTGTGGGGCAATTACGACGTGCCCGAGGACGAGCTGGAGAAGCTCGGCTGA
- the ruvC gene encoding crossover junction endodeoxyribonuclease RuvC, with translation MRILGLDPGLGTTGWGLIEAEGNRLTHIGNGQIKTDTAAALPRRLSALADQLEALITDNQPAGAAVEEVFVNKNPQSTLKLGQARGVVLMCAARAGIDVGEYSPALVKKAVVGTGGAEKAQVHAMVTRLLPGVKIAGPDAADALAVAITHAHHLASRRRMA, from the coding sequence CTGAGAATTCTCGGGCTCGATCCCGGCCTCGGCACGACCGGCTGGGGGCTGATCGAAGCCGAGGGCAATCGCCTGACGCATATCGGCAACGGCCAGATCAAGACGGACACGGCGGCGGCGTTGCCGCGCCGGCTTTCCGCGCTCGCGGATCAGCTTGAAGCGCTGATCACGGACAACCAACCCGCCGGGGCGGCGGTCGAGGAAGTGTTCGTCAACAAGAACCCACAATCGACGCTCAAGCTCGGCCAGGCGCGAGGCGTCGTCCTGATGTGCGCGGCGCGTGCGGGGATCGACGTCGGCGAATATTCCCCCGCGCTGGTCAAGAAGGCCGTGGTCGGCACCGGCGGCGCTGAAAAAGCGCAGGTGCATGCGATGGTTACGCGGCTTCTGCCCGGCGTGAAGATCGCCGGCCCGGACGCCGCCGATGCGCTCGCCGTCGCCATCACGCATGCACATCACTTGGCGAGCCGCCGCCGCATGGCTTAA
- the ruvA gene encoding Holliday junction branch migration protein RuvA — MIARLSGLLAETSSDSAVIDVGGVGYLVHLSARTLDVIGPVGGEVLLLTELQVREDAWTLFGFGSQAERDSFRSLTSVQGVGGRLALAILSVLSPDDLARAVSQGDKAMIGRANGVGPKLAARIANELQGKLGVPGLAPGGPVPRAGAAADALSALANLGFKPAEAIAAVNAAQDDLGPDASLDALVRLALKRAAK, encoded by the coding sequence ATGATTGCGCGCCTCTCCGGACTTCTCGCCGAAACCAGCAGCGATAGCGCCGTCATCGACGTCGGCGGTGTCGGCTACCTCGTCCACCTCAGCGCACGAACGCTCGACGTGATTGGGCCGGTCGGCGGCGAGGTGCTGCTGCTGACCGAGCTTCAGGTTCGTGAGGATGCGTGGACCCTGTTCGGTTTCGGATCGCAGGCGGAGCGCGACAGCTTCCGCTCGCTGACTTCGGTTCAGGGCGTCGGCGGGCGCCTAGCACTGGCGATCCTCTCAGTCCTGTCGCCCGACGATCTCGCCCGCGCGGTCAGCCAGGGCGACAAGGCCATGATCGGCCGAGCCAACGGGGTTGGGCCAAAGCTCGCCGCACGAATCGCCAATGAATTGCAGGGCAAGCTCGGCGTGCCGGGCCTCGCCCCTGGTGGCCCTGTCCCCAGAGCGGGTGCTGCCGCAGACGCACTCTCCGCGCTTGCCAACCTCGGCTTCAAGCCGGCGGAAGCAATTGCGGCCGTCAACGCCGCGCAGGATGACCTTGGCCCCGATGCGTCGCTGGACGCCCTGGTGCGGCTGGCGTTAAAAAGAGCGGCGAAATGA
- a CDS encoding GFA family protein has protein sequence MTTRTASCRCGQLQVTTEGDPGRVSVCHCLACQKRTGSVFSAQGRWPAECVTFEGRSSSWTRTAESGQQTTYHFCPDCGSTVHYSGGNFLDVVAVPLGAFDDPYFTTPDFSVWERRRHYWVEIFGPDVQHSD, from the coding sequence ATGACCACGCGCACTGCCTCGTGCCGCTGCGGGCAATTGCAGGTGACGACGGAGGGCGATCCCGGGCGGGTCTCGGTCTGCCACTGCCTTGCCTGCCAGAAGCGGACCGGGAGCGTCTTCTCCGCGCAGGGACGCTGGCCCGCGGAATGCGTGACATTCGAGGGACGCTCCTCCAGCTGGACGCGCACGGCGGAGAGCGGGCAGCAGACAACCTATCACTTCTGCCCCGACTGCGGATCGACCGTTCATTATTCCGGCGGGAACTTCCTGGACGTCGTGGCAGTGCCTCTAGGCGCGTTCGACGATCCGTATTTTACCACGCCGGACTTTTCGGTGTGGGAGCGGCGGCGTCACTATTGGGTCGAGATCTTTGGCCCCGACGTCCAGCATTCCGACTGA
- a CDS encoding dipeptidase, which yields MQIDRRTLLAGGLASLVAAPALAQRRAAGGGWYDRAIIIDALGGLGDPYGPEDQLRLSDRAWAETVGTGVTVVRDTVMPVGNVADPWGDYQKDIATKHNIIWANPDRVLLVRTAADILKAKREKKFAVVIGTQDTSMVGGDLDRLTQMKKDGVMTVQLTYNNGNLAGDGSLEPRNVGITKLGKATIEKIESEKLLLDLSHGGARTMAEATAFAKRPLVISHTGSRALTDHPRNTCDETMKAVADKGGVVGVYFMPFLKLDSHPHAEDVIAHVEHMAKVVGEDHIGIGTDNGVLPTTLDEATKAKLKEWQLKRIQQGIAAPGEAVGVYPMVEDYNSVDRYRRFAADLQKRGWSEARLEKLMGGNFLRVYRDAWGG from the coding sequence ATGCAGATCGATCGGAGGACGCTGCTTGCGGGTGGGCTGGCCAGCCTTGTCGCGGCACCGGCATTGGCGCAGCGCCGCGCGGCGGGCGGCGGCTGGTACGACCGCGCCATCATCATCGACGCGCTCGGCGGCCTTGGCGACCCCTACGGGCCTGAGGATCAGCTGAGGCTCAGCGACCGCGCCTGGGCAGAAACGGTCGGGACTGGCGTGACGGTCGTTCGCGATACGGTCATGCCTGTCGGCAACGTCGCCGATCCTTGGGGCGACTATCAAAAGGACATCGCCACCAAGCACAATATCATCTGGGCGAACCCGGACCGCGTGCTGCTGGTGCGGACCGCCGCCGACATCCTCAAGGCCAAGCGCGAGAAGAAGTTCGCCGTCGTGATCGGGACCCAGGACACGTCGATGGTAGGCGGCGATCTCGATCGGCTGACGCAGATGAAGAAGGACGGCGTGATGACCGTCCAGCTGACCTACAATAACGGCAATCTGGCGGGAGATGGGTCGCTGGAGCCGCGAAACGTCGGGATCACCAAGCTAGGCAAGGCAACGATCGAGAAGATCGAGTCGGAAAAGCTGCTGCTCGATCTCAGTCACGGTGGTGCGCGGACGATGGCCGAGGCGACGGCTTTCGCGAAGCGGCCGCTGGTGATCAGCCACACGGGATCGCGTGCGCTCACCGATCATCCCCGCAATACGTGCGACGAGACCATGAAAGCCGTCGCAGATAAGGGGGGCGTCGTCGGCGTCTATTTCATGCCGTTCCTCAAACTCGACAGCCACCCCCACGCGGAGGACGTGATCGCCCATGTCGAGCATATGGCGAAGGTCGTCGGCGAGGATCACATCGGCATCGGCACCGACAATGGCGTACTTCCGACGACGCTCGACGAAGCGACCAAGGCCAAGCTCAAGGAATGGCAGCTGAAGCGCATTCAGCAGGGCATTGCCGCACCGGGCGAGGCCGTGGGCGTCTATCCAATGGTCGAGGATTACAACAGCGTCGATCGTTACCGTCGCTTTGCCGCCGACCTGCAGAAGCGCGGCTGGAGCGAAGCGCGACTGGAGAAGCTGATGGGCGGCAATTTCCTGCGCGTCTATCGCGACGCCTGGGGCGGCTGA